The following proteins are encoded in a genomic region of Glycine max cultivar Williams 82 chromosome 18, Glycine_max_v4.0, whole genome shotgun sequence:
- the LOC100305454 gene encoding disease resistance protein isoform X1 produces MAETAVSLAGQHALPKILEAVKMLRGLPKEVIDITDELESFQDFINDADKVAEAEQDDGKRHKIKERVMRLREAAFRMEDIIDEYNISCKDKQPDDPRCAALLCEAVAFIKTQILRLQSAYKIQDVKLLVRAERDGFQRHFPLEKRSTSSRGNQDATWQKLRMDPLFIEEDEVVGLDNDRATLKYWLTNGREQRTVISVVGIAGVGKTTLAKQVYDQVRNNFECHALITVSQSFSAVGLLTHMLNELCKEKNEDPPKDVSTIESLTKEVRNRLRNKRYVVLFDDVWNETFWDHIESAVIDNKNGSRILITTRDEKVAEYCRKSSFVEVHNLEKPLTEEESLKLFCKKAFQYSSDGDCPEELKDISLEIVRKCKDLPLAIVAIGGLLSQKDESAPEWGQFSRDLSLDLERNSELNSITKILGLSYDDLPINLRSCLLYFGMYPEDYEVKSDRLIRQWITEGFVKHETGKSLEEVGQPYLSGLVHRSLVQVSSLRIDGKVKRCRVHDLIHDMILRKVKDTGFCQYIDGRDQSVSSNIVRRLTIATHDFSGSTRSSPIRSILIMTGKDENLSQDLVNKFPTNYMLLKVLDFEGSAFSYVPENLGNLCHLKYLSFRYTWIASLPKSIGKLLNLETLDIRGTGVSEMPEEISKLKKLRHLLAYSRCSIQWKDIGGMTSLQEIPPVIIDDDGVVIREVGKLKQLRELSVNDFEGKHKETLCSLINEMPLLEKLLIDAADWSEVIDLYITSPMSTLRKLVLFGKLTRFPNWISQFPNLVQLRLRGSRLTNDALQSLNNMPRLLFLVLRDNAYEGETLHFQRGWFQRLKQLFLQSLDKLKSILIDRGALCSVEEIVLRDLSQLKTVPSGIQHLEKLKDLYIDDMPTEFEQRIAPDGGEDHWIIQDVPHVRIWSEDAEEPLHIFGRSHH; encoded by the coding sequence ATGGCAGAAACTGCAGTGTCCTTGGCTGGTCAGCATGCGCTTCCAAAAATATTGGAAGCTGTCAAAATGCTGAGAGGTCTCCCAAAAGAAGTTATAGACATTACAGATGAACTTGAAAGCTTTCAAGATTTCATCAATGATGCTGATAAAGTGGCTGAAGCTGAACAAGATGATGGAAAGCgtcataaaataaaagaaagggtgATGCGGCTGAGAGAAGCAGCTTTTCGCATGGAAGATATCATCGATGAATATAACATCTCCTGTAAGGATAAGCAACCTGATGATCCTCGATGTGCAGCTTTACTATGTGAGGCTGTTGCCTTCATCAAAACTCAAATCCTTCGCCTTCAAAGTGCGTATAAGATTCAGGATGTTAAATTGCTTGTTCGTGCTGAAAGAGATGGTTTCCAACGCCATTTTCCTTTAGAGAAAAGATCAACTAGTTCTAGAGGAAATCAAGATGCCACCTGGCAGAAACTTCGAATGGATCCTCTCTTTATTGAGGAGGATGAGGTTGTGGGGCTCGATAACGATAGAGCTACATTGAAATATTGGTTGACAAATGGAAGAGAACAACGCACAGTCATCTCCGTGGTGGGAATTGCAGGGGTGGGAAAAACAACTCTTGCCAAGCAAGTTTATGACCAGGTGCGTAACAATTTCGAGTGCCATGCGTTGATCACAGTTTCTCAATCCTTCTCTGCTGTAGGATTGCTGACACATATGTTGAATGAgctttgcaaagaaaaaaatgaggacCCTCCCAAGGATGTTTCTACCATCGAGTCGTTGACAAAAGAAGTCAGAAACCGCTTGCGCAACAAGAGGTATGTTGTCTTGTTTGATGACGTATGGAATGAAACATTTTGGGATCACATTGAATCTGctgtaattgataataaaaatggaAGTAGGATATTAATCACAACCAGGGATGAGAAGGTTGCAGAATATTGTAGGAAATCATCATTTGTTGAGGTGCATAACCTAGAAAAACCTTTAACTGAAGAAGAATCTTTGAAATTGTTCTGTAAGAAGGCATTTCAGTATAGTTCCGATGGAGATTGTCCAGAAGAACTTAAAGATATATCTCTTGAAATTGTCAGAAAGTGTAAAGATTTACCTCTAGCAATAGTGGCCATTGGTGGTCTTTTGTCTCAAAAAGATGAAAGTGCACCTGAATGGGGACAGTTTAGTCGAGATCTAAGTTTAGACTTGGAGAGGAATTCTGAGTTAAATAGTATAACAAAAATTTTAGGTTTAAGTTATGATGATTTGCCGATCAATCTCAGATCATGTTTATTGTATTTCGGAATGTATCCGGAGGACTATGAAGTTAAATCTGATAGATTGATTAGACAGTGGATAACTGAAGGGTTTGTCAAACATGAAACCGGAAAATCTTTGGAAGAAGTTGGGCAACCATATTTATCAGGGTTGGTCCATAGAAGTTTGGTGCAAGTATCCTCACTTAGAATTGATGGCAAAGTTAAAAGGTGTCGTGTTCATGACTTAATACACGACATGATCCTTAGAAAAGTCAAGGATACAGGGTTTTGTCAGTATATTGACGGGCGTGATCAATCTGTATCAAGTAATATTGTTCGACGCCTGACAATTGCAACCCATGATTTTAGTGGAAGTACAAGAAGCTCACCCATTCGGTCAATTCTTATCATGACAGGAAAAGATGAAAACTTATCTCAAGACTTGGTTAACAAATTCCCTACAAATTACATGCTACTGAAGGTACTTGATTTTGAAGGTTCTGCTTTTAGTTATGTTCCTGAAAATTTGGGGAATTTATGCCACTTGAAGTATTTAAGCTTCCGGTATACATGGATAGCAAGTCTACCAAAATCCATTGGTAAGCTCCTGAATTTGGAGACCTTGGATATAAGAGGCACAGGTGTGTCTGAGATGCCAGAGGAGATTAGTAAGCTTAAAAAGCTACGTCATCTTCTGGCTTATTCTAGGTGTTCAATTCAATGGAAGGATATTGGAGGCATGACATCCCTACAAGAGATACCTCCAGTGATTATAGATGATGATGGAGTGGTCATTAGAGAGGTAGGAAAGCTAAAGCAGTTAAGGGAACTGTCGGTGAATGATTTTGAGGGAAAGCACAAAGAGACTCTGTGTTCCTTGATAAATGAGATGCCACTCTTGGAGAAACTACTTATTGATGCAGCTGATTGGAGTGAAGTAATTGACTTGTACATTACGTCACCTATGTCTACACTTAGGAAGCTTGTCCTATTTGGGAAGTTAACAAGGTTTCCAAATTGGATTTCACAGTTCCCAAATCTTGTGCAACTGCGTTTGCGCGGCTCCAGGTTGACTAATGATGCATTGCAATCACTAAATAATATGCCAAGGTTGTTGTTCCTCGTTTTAAGAGACAATGCTTATGAAGGTGAAACTTTGCATTTTCAACGTGGATGGTTTCAGAGACTAAAGCAACTGTTCCTCCAAAGTTTGGATAAGTTGAAGTCCATCCTTATCGACAGAGGAGCACTGTGTTCTGTGGAAGAAATTGTTTTACGAGACCTCTCCCAACTCAAAACAGTTCCCTCTGGAATTCAACACTTGGAGAAGCTTAA
- the LOC100305454 gene encoding disease resistance protein (The RefSeq protein has 14 substitutions compared to this genomic sequence), with protein MAETAVSLAGQHALPKILEAVKMLRDLPNEVRDITDELESFQDFINDADKVAEAEEDDGRRHRIKERVMRLREAAFRMEDVIDEYNISCEDKQPDDPRCAALQCEAVDFIKTQILRLQSAYKIQDVKLLVRAERDGFQRHFPLEKRSTSSRGNQDVTWQTLRRAPLFIEEDEVVGLDNDRATLKYWLTNGREQRTVISVVGIAGVGKTTLAKQVYDQVRNNFECHALITVSQSFSAVGLLTHMLNELCKEKNEDPPKDVSTIESLTKEVRNRLRNKRYVVLFDDVWNETFWDHIESAVIDNKNGSRILITTRDEKVAEYCRKSSFVEVHNLEKPLTEEESLKLFCKKAFQYSSDGDCPEELKDISLEIVRKCKDLPLAIVAIGGLLSQKDESAPEWGQFSRDLSLDLERNSELNSITKILGLSYDDLPINLRSCLLYFGMYPEDYEVKSDRLIRQWITEGFVKHETGKSLEEVGQPYLSGLVHRSLVQVSSLRIDGKVKRCRVHDLIHDMILRKVKDTGFCQYIDGRDQSVSSNIVRRLTIATHDFSGSTRSSPIRSILIMTGKDENLSQDLVNKFPTNYMLLKVLDFEGSAFSYVPENLGNLCHLKYLSFRYTWIASLPKSIGKLLNLETLDIRGTGVSEMPEEISKLKKLRHLLAYSRCSIQWKDIGGMTSLQEIPPVIIDDDGVVIREVGKLKQLRELSVNDFEGKHKETLCSLINEMPLLEKLLIDAADWSEVIDLYITSPMSTLRKLVLFGKLTRFPNWISQFPNLVQLRLRGSRLTNDALQSLNNMPRLLFLVLRDNAYEGETLHFQRGWFQRLKQLFLQSLDKLKSILIDRGALCSVEEIVLRDLSQLKTVPSGIQHLEKLKDLYIDDMPTEFEQRIAPDGGEDHWIIQDVPHVRIWSEDAEEPLHIFGRSHH; from the coding sequence ATGGCAGAAACTGCAGTGTCCTTGGCTGGTCAGCATGCGCTTCCAAAAATATTGGAAGCTGTCAAAATGCTGAGAGGTCTCCCAAAAGAAGTTATAGACATTACAGATGAACTTGAAAGCTTTCAAGATTTCATCAATGATGCTGATAAAGTGGCTGAAGCTGAACAAGATGATGGAAAGCgtcataaaataaaagaaagggtgATGCGGCTGAGAGAAGCAGCTTTTCGCATGGAAGATATCATCGATGAATATAACATCTCCTGTAAGGATAAGCAACCTGATGATCCTCGATGTGCAGCTTTACTATGTGAGGCTGTTGCCTTCATCAAAACTCAAATCCTTCGCCTTCAAAGTGCGTATAAGATTCAGGATGTTAAATTGCTTGTTCGTGCTGAAAGAGATGGTTTCCAACGCCATTTTCCTTTAGAGAAAAGATCAACTAGTTCTAGAGGAAATCAAGATGCCACCTGGCAGAAACTTCGAATGGATCCTCTCTTTATTGAGGAGGATGAGGTTGTGGGGCTCGATAACGATAGAGCTACATTGAAATATTGGTTGACAAATGGAAGAGAACAACGCACAGTCATCTCCGTGGTGGGAATTGCAGGGGTGGGAAAAACAACTCTTGCCAAGCAAGTTTATGACCAGGTGCGTAACAATTTCGAGTGCCATGCGTTGATCACAGTTTCTCAATCCTTCTCTGCTGTAGGATTGCTGACACATATGTTGAATGAgctttgcaaagaaaaaaatgaggacCCTCCCAAGGATGTTTCTACCATCGAGTCGTTGACAAAAGAAGTCAGAAACCGCTTGCGCAACAAGAGGTATGTTGTCTTGTTTGATGACGTATGGAATGAAACATTTTGGGATCACATTGAATCTGctgtaattgataataaaaatggaAGTAGGATATTAATCACAACCAGGGATGAGAAGGTTGCAGAATATTGTAGGAAATCATCATTTGTTGAGGTGCATAACCTAGAAAAACCTTTAACTGAAGAAGAATCTTTGAAATTGTTCTGTAAGAAGGCATTTCAGTATAGTTCCGATGGAGATTGTCCAGAAGAACTTAAAGATATATCTCTTGAAATTGTCAGAAAGTGTAAAGATTTACCTCTAGCAATAGTGGCCATTGGTGGTCTTTTGTCTCAAAAAGATGAAAGTGCACCTGAATGGGGACAGTTTAGTCGAGATCTAAGTTTAGACTTGGAGAGGAATTCTGAGTTAAATAGTATAACAAAAATTTTAGGTTTAAGTTATGATGATTTGCCGATCAATCTCAGATCATGTTTATTGTATTTCGGAATGTATCCGGAGGACTATGAAGTTAAATCTGATAGATTGATTAGACAGTGGATAACTGAAGGGTTTGTCAAACATGAAACCGGAAAATCTTTGGAAGAAGTTGGGCAACCATATTTATCAGGGTTGGTCCATAGAAGTTTGGTGCAAGTATCCTCACTTAGAATTGATGGCAAAGTTAAAAGGTGTCGTGTTCATGACTTAATACACGACATGATCCTTAGAAAAGTCAAGGATACAGGGTTTTGTCAGTATATTGACGGGCGTGATCAATCTGTATCAAGTAATATTGTTCGACGCCTGACAATTGCAACCCATGATTTTAGTGGAAGTACAAGAAGCTCACCCATTCGGTCAATTCTTATCATGACAGGAAAAGATGAAAACTTATCTCAAGACTTGGTTAACAAATTCCCTACAAATTACATGCTACTGAAGGTACTTGATTTTGAAGGTTCTGCTTTTAGTTATGTTCCTGAAAATTTGGGGAATTTATGCCACTTGAAGTATTTAAGCTTCCGGTATACATGGATAGCAAGTCTACCAAAATCCATTGGTAAGCTCCTGAATTTGGAGACCTTGGATATAAGAGGCACAGGTGTGTCTGAGATGCCAGAGGAGATTAGTAAGCTTAAAAAGCTACGTCATCTTCTGGCTTATTCTAGGTGTTCAATTCAATGGAAGGATATTGGAGGCATGACATCCCTACAAGAGATACCTCCAGTGATTATAGATGATGATGGAGTGGTCATTAGAGAGGTAGGAAAGCTAAAGCAGTTAAGGGAACTGTCGGTGAATGATTTTGAGGGAAAGCACAAAGAGACTCTGTGTTCCTTGATAAATGAGATGCCACTCTTGGAGAAACTACTTATTGATGCAGCTGATTGGAGTGAAGTAATTGACTTGTACATTACGTCACCTATGTCTACACTTAGGAAGCTTGTCCTATTTGGGAAGTTAACAAGGTTTCCAAATTGGATTTCACAGTTCCCAAATCTTGTGCAACTGCGTTTGCGCGGCTCCAGGTTGACTAATGATGCATTGCAATCACTAAATAATATGCCAAGGTTGTTGTTCCTCGTTTTAAGAGACAATGCTTATGAAGGTGAAACTTTGCATTTTCAACGTGGATGGTTTCAGAGACTAAAGCAACTGTTCCTCCAAAGTTTGGATAAGTTGAAGTCCATCCTTATCGACAGAGGAGCACTGTGTTCTGTGGAAGAAATTGTTTTACGAGACCTCTCCCAACTCAAAACAGTTCCCTCTGGAATTCAACACTTGGAGAAGCTTAA
- the LOC106797177 gene encoding disease resistance protein PIK6-NP isoform X4, translating to MAETAVSLAGQHALPKILEAVKMLRDLPNEVRDITDELESFQDFINDADKVAEAEEDDGRRHRIKERVMRLREAAFRMEDVIDEYNISCEDKQPDDPRCAALQCEAVDFIKTQILRLQSAYKIHDVKSLVRAERDGFQRHFPLEQRPTSSRGNQDVTWQTLRRAPLFIEEDEVVGLHNDRATLKYWLTKGREKRTVISVVGIAGVGKTTLAKQVYDQVRNNFECHALIAVSQSYSAEGLLRRLLDELPKVKKEDPSKDVSNMESLIEEVRNRLRNKRLVDTAVRNNSFDEMFLLAGGIGTL from the exons ATGGCAGAAACTGCAGTGTCCTTGGCTGGTCAGCATGCGCTTCCAAAAATATTGGAAGCTGTCAAAATGCTGAGAGATCTCCCAAACGAAGTTAGAGACATTACAGATGAACTTGAAAGCTTTCAAGATTTCATCAATGATGCTGATAAAGTGGCTGAAGCTGAAGAAGATGATGGAAGGCGTCATAGAATAAAAGAAAGGGTGATGCGACTGAGAGAAGCAGCTTTTCGCATGGAAGATGTCATCGATGAATATAACATCTCCTGTGAGGATAAGCAACCTGATGATCCTCGATGTGCAGCTTTACAATGTGAGGCTGTTGACTTCATCAAAACTCAAATCCTTCGCCTTCAAAGTGCATATAAGATTCACGATGTTAAATCGCTTGTTCGTGCTGAAAGAGATGGTTTCCAACGCCATTTTCCTTTGGAGCAAAGACCAACCAGTTCTAGAGGAAATCAAGATGTCACCTGGCAGACACTTAGAAGGGCTCCTCTCTTTATTGAGGAGGATGAGGTTGTGGGGCTCCATAACGATAGAGCTACATTGAAATATTGGTTGacaaagggaagagaaaaacgCACTGTCATCTCAGTGGTGGGAATTGCAGGGGTGGGAAAAACAACTCTTGCCAAGCAAGTTTATGACCAGGTTCGTAACAATTTCGAGTGCCATGCGTTGATCGCAGTGTCTCAATCCTACTCTGCAGAAGGACTGCTGAGGCGTTTGTTGGATGAGCTTCCCAAAGTGAAAAAGGAGGACCCTTCCAAGGATGTTTCTAACATGGAGTCGTTGATCGAAGAAGTCAGAAACCGCTTGCGCAACAAGAG GCTGGTGGACACTGCAGTGAGGAACAATTCATTTGATGAGATGTTCTTGCTGGCCGGTGGGATTGGTACTCTATGA
- the LOC106797177 gene encoding disease resistance protein PIK6-NP isoform X3, translating to MAETAVSLAGQHALPKILEAVKMLRDLPNEVRDITDELESFQDFINDADKVAEAEEDDGRRHRIKERVMRLREAAFRMEDVIDEYNISCEDKQPDDPRCAALQCEAVDFIKTQILRLQSAYKIHDVKSLVRAERDGFQRHFPLEQRPTSSRGNQDVTWQTLRRAPLFIEEDEVVGLHNDRATLKYWLTKGREKRTVISVVGIAGVGKTTLAKQVYDQVRNNFECHALIAVSQSYSAEGLLRRLLDELPKVKKEDPSKDVSNMESLIEEVRNRLRNKRMHRLVDTAVRNNSFDEMFLLAGGIGTL from the exons ATGGCAGAAACTGCAGTGTCCTTGGCTGGTCAGCATGCGCTTCCAAAAATATTGGAAGCTGTCAAAATGCTGAGAGATCTCCCAAACGAAGTTAGAGACATTACAGATGAACTTGAAAGCTTTCAAGATTTCATCAATGATGCTGATAAAGTGGCTGAAGCTGAAGAAGATGATGGAAGGCGTCATAGAATAAAAGAAAGGGTGATGCGACTGAGAGAAGCAGCTTTTCGCATGGAAGATGTCATCGATGAATATAACATCTCCTGTGAGGATAAGCAACCTGATGATCCTCGATGTGCAGCTTTACAATGTGAGGCTGTTGACTTCATCAAAACTCAAATCCTTCGCCTTCAAAGTGCATATAAGATTCACGATGTTAAATCGCTTGTTCGTGCTGAAAGAGATGGTTTCCAACGCCATTTTCCTTTGGAGCAAAGACCAACCAGTTCTAGAGGAAATCAAGATGTCACCTGGCAGACACTTAGAAGGGCTCCTCTCTTTATTGAGGAGGATGAGGTTGTGGGGCTCCATAACGATAGAGCTACATTGAAATATTGGTTGacaaagggaagagaaaaacgCACTGTCATCTCAGTGGTGGGAATTGCAGGGGTGGGAAAAACAACTCTTGCCAAGCAAGTTTATGACCAGGTTCGTAACAATTTCGAGTGCCATGCGTTGATCGCAGTGTCTCAATCCTACTCTGCAGAAGGACTGCTGAGGCGTTTGTTGGATGAGCTTCCCAAAGTGAAAAAGGAGGACCCTTCCAAGGATGTTTCTAACATGGAGTCGTTGATCGAAGAAGTCAGAAACCGCTTGCGCAACAAGAG GATGCACAGGCTGGTGGACACTGCAGTGAGGAACAATTCATTTGATGAGATGTTCTTGCTGGCCGGTGGGATTGGTACTCTATGA
- the LOC106797177 gene encoding disease resistance protein PIK6-NP isoform X2 has protein sequence MAETAVSLAGQHALPKILEAVKMLRDLPNEVRDITDELESFQDFINDADKVAEAEEDDGRRHRIKERVMRLREAAFRMEDVIDEYNISCEDKQPDDPRCAALQCEAVDFIKTQILRLQSAYKIHDVKSLVRAERDGFQRHFPLEQRPTSSRGNQDVTWQTLRRAPLFIEEDEVVGLHNDRATLKYWLTKGREKRTVISVVGIAGVGKTTLAKQVYDQVRNNFECHALIAVSQSYSAEGLLRRLLDELPKVKKEDPSKDVSNMESLIEEVRNRLRNKRFFSPRMHRLVDTAVRNNSFDEMFLLAGGIGTL, from the exons ATGGCAGAAACTGCAGTGTCCTTGGCTGGTCAGCATGCGCTTCCAAAAATATTGGAAGCTGTCAAAATGCTGAGAGATCTCCCAAACGAAGTTAGAGACATTACAGATGAACTTGAAAGCTTTCAAGATTTCATCAATGATGCTGATAAAGTGGCTGAAGCTGAAGAAGATGATGGAAGGCGTCATAGAATAAAAGAAAGGGTGATGCGACTGAGAGAAGCAGCTTTTCGCATGGAAGATGTCATCGATGAATATAACATCTCCTGTGAGGATAAGCAACCTGATGATCCTCGATGTGCAGCTTTACAATGTGAGGCTGTTGACTTCATCAAAACTCAAATCCTTCGCCTTCAAAGTGCATATAAGATTCACGATGTTAAATCGCTTGTTCGTGCTGAAAGAGATGGTTTCCAACGCCATTTTCCTTTGGAGCAAAGACCAACCAGTTCTAGAGGAAATCAAGATGTCACCTGGCAGACACTTAGAAGGGCTCCTCTCTTTATTGAGGAGGATGAGGTTGTGGGGCTCCATAACGATAGAGCTACATTGAAATATTGGTTGacaaagggaagagaaaaacgCACTGTCATCTCAGTGGTGGGAATTGCAGGGGTGGGAAAAACAACTCTTGCCAAGCAAGTTTATGACCAGGTTCGTAACAATTTCGAGTGCCATGCGTTGATCGCAGTGTCTCAATCCTACTCTGCAGAAGGACTGCTGAGGCGTTTGTTGGATGAGCTTCCCAAAGTGAAAAAGGAGGACCCTTCCAAGGATGTTTCTAACATGGAGTCGTTGATCGAAGAAGTCAGAAACCGCTTGCGCAACAAGAG GTTTTTCTCACCTAGGATGCACAGGCTGGTGGACACTGCAGTGAGGAACAATTCATTTGATGAGATGTTCTTGCTGGCCGGTGGGATTGGTACTCTATGA
- the LOC106797177 gene encoding disease resistance protein PIK6-NP isoform X5 gives MAETAVSLAGQHALPKILEAVKMLRDLPNEVRDITDELESFQDFINDADKVAEAEEDDGRRHRIKERVMRLREAAFRMEDVIDEYNISCEDKQPDDPRCAALQCEAVDFIKTQILRLQSAYKIHDVKSLVRAERDGFQRHFPLEQRPTSSRGNQDVTWQTLRRAPLFIEEDEVVGLHNDRATLKYWLTKGREKRTVISVVGIAGVGKTTLAKQVYDQVRNNFECHALIAVSQSYSAEGLLRRLLDELPKVKKEDPSKDVSNMESLIEEVRNRLRNKR, from the exons ATGGCAGAAACTGCAGTGTCCTTGGCTGGTCAGCATGCGCTTCCAAAAATATTGGAAGCTGTCAAAATGCTGAGAGATCTCCCAAACGAAGTTAGAGACATTACAGATGAACTTGAAAGCTTTCAAGATTTCATCAATGATGCTGATAAAGTGGCTGAAGCTGAAGAAGATGATGGAAGGCGTCATAGAATAAAAGAAAGGGTGATGCGACTGAGAGAAGCAGCTTTTCGCATGGAAGATGTCATCGATGAATATAACATCTCCTGTGAGGATAAGCAACCTGATGATCCTCGATGTGCAGCTTTACAATGTGAGGCTGTTGACTTCATCAAAACTCAAATCCTTCGCCTTCAAAGTGCATATAAGATTCACGATGTTAAATCGCTTGTTCGTGCTGAAAGAGATGGTTTCCAACGCCATTTTCCTTTGGAGCAAAGACCAACCAGTTCTAGAGGAAATCAAGATGTCACCTGGCAGACACTTAGAAGGGCTCCTCTCTTTATTGAGGAGGATGAGGTTGTGGGGCTCCATAACGATAGAGCTACATTGAAATATTGGTTGacaaagggaagagaaaaacgCACTGTCATCTCAGTGGTGGGAATTGCAGGGGTGGGAAAAACAACTCTTGCCAAGCAAGTTTATGACCAGGTTCGTAACAATTTCGAGTGCCATGCGTTGATCGCAGTGTCTCAATCCTACTCTGCAGAAGGACTGCTGAGGCGTTTGTTGGATGAGCTTCCCAAAGTGAAAAAGGAGGACCCTTCCAAGGATGTTTCTAACATGGAGTCGTTGATCGAAGAAGTCAGAAACCGCTTGCGCAACAAGAG ataa
- the LOC106797177 gene encoding disease resistance protein PIK6-NP isoform X1: MAETAVSLAGQHALPKILEAVKMLRDLPNEVRDITDELESFQDFINDADKVAEAEEDDGRRHRIKERVMRLREAAFRMEDVIDEYNISCEDKQPDDPRCAALQCEAVDFIKTQILRLQSAYKIHDVKSLVRAERDGFQRHFPLEQRPTSSRGNQDVTWQTLRRAPLFIEEDEVVGLHNDRATLKYWLTKGREKRTVISVVGIAGVGKTTLAKQVYDQVRNNFECHALIAVSQSYSAEGLLRRLLDELPKVKKEDPSKDVSNMESLIEEVRNRLRNKRSNQVADLFNDNSSSQTSFKINPQNDELCKLSAQTKTLEPNE, encoded by the exons ATGGCAGAAACTGCAGTGTCCTTGGCTGGTCAGCATGCGCTTCCAAAAATATTGGAAGCTGTCAAAATGCTGAGAGATCTCCCAAACGAAGTTAGAGACATTACAGATGAACTTGAAAGCTTTCAAGATTTCATCAATGATGCTGATAAAGTGGCTGAAGCTGAAGAAGATGATGGAAGGCGTCATAGAATAAAAGAAAGGGTGATGCGACTGAGAGAAGCAGCTTTTCGCATGGAAGATGTCATCGATGAATATAACATCTCCTGTGAGGATAAGCAACCTGATGATCCTCGATGTGCAGCTTTACAATGTGAGGCTGTTGACTTCATCAAAACTCAAATCCTTCGCCTTCAAAGTGCATATAAGATTCACGATGTTAAATCGCTTGTTCGTGCTGAAAGAGATGGTTTCCAACGCCATTTTCCTTTGGAGCAAAGACCAACCAGTTCTAGAGGAAATCAAGATGTCACCTGGCAGACACTTAGAAGGGCTCCTCTCTTTATTGAGGAGGATGAGGTTGTGGGGCTCCATAACGATAGAGCTACATTGAAATATTGGTTGacaaagggaagagaaaaacgCACTGTCATCTCAGTGGTGGGAATTGCAGGGGTGGGAAAAACAACTCTTGCCAAGCAAGTTTATGACCAGGTTCGTAACAATTTCGAGTGCCATGCGTTGATCGCAGTGTCTCAATCCTACTCTGCAGAAGGACTGCTGAGGCGTTTGTTGGATGAGCTTCCCAAAGTGAAAAAGGAGGACCCTTCCAAGGATGTTTCTAACATGGAGTCGTTGATCGAAGAAGTCAGAAACCGCTTGCGCAACAAGAG ATCAAATCAGGTGGCTGACCTATTCAACGACAATTCATCATCTCAGACCAGTTTCAAGATCAATCCTCAAAATGATGAATTGTGTAAATTATCGGCGCAAACTAAAACACTAGAGCCAAATGaatga